In Thiospirochaeta perfilievii, a single window of DNA contains:
- a CDS encoding SGNH/GDSL hydrolase family protein has translation MKEVILLGDSIFDNGRYVIEDWSVKDLLAKYLNEEDVVNLIAKDGAKSKDLENQIDFNSLLDPYRDDIEDGLRGIPTNSTKETTSEYSEHVFISIGGNDALQLREIIKCNNPEDDSDVLIVEDIFKTTEEKDFSTVSPIEPSEYGGHKIAQAIAGIISKDKYVKELKLYTGNFK, from the coding sequence ATGAAAGAAGTAATATTATTAGGAGATTCCATATTTGATAATGGAAGATATGTTATTGAGGACTGGAGTGTTAAGGATCTATTAGCTAAATATTTAAACGAAGAAGATGTTGTAAATCTAATAGCAAAAGATGGAGCTAAAAGCAAAGATTTAGAAAACCAAATTGATTTTAATAGTTTATTAGACCCTTATAGAGATGACATCGAGGACGGACTTAGAGGAATCCCAACAAATAGTACAAAGGAAACTACTAGTGAGTACTCTGAACATGTTTTTATTAGTATTGGTGGAAATGATGCATTACAACTGAGGGAAATTATAAAATGTAACAATCCAGAAGATGATTCAGATGTTCTTATTGTAGAAGATATATTTAAAACCACTGAAGAGAAAGATTTTTCCACAGTATCCCCAATAGAACCATCTGAGTATGGGGGACATAAAATAGCTCAGGCTATAGCTGGTATAATCAGTAAAGATAAATATGTAAAAGAATTAAAATTATATACAGGGAATTTCAAATAA
- a CDS encoding helix-turn-helix transcriptional regulator, with amino-acid sequence MKKIRDFFETITILSRPQGVTYSELAELLGCSHRTAVREIEYIYTIFDLEESLSNTGREKRFYLSEENVKNFTTVKMPNLNLSAAETTALILLWGKSKWLQDSTYQEHLRRAFNKIFTIDDYKLDQFKNLSNIMLLGESHNKNYANKELIIDDLIHAMVQKRRCDITYHSYHNDTRKSYCINPLHLFQRDGGLYFFTTINDYTDIRTLAVERIINLSIGESHFETPTDFEPQDFLDTTFNLSFGKQEEFKILFDKSQTLYISERNWAKEQKIEILDNGNIILWLRTSGRHDIKRWVLSYGADAELLEPESLRKEIADELITMSKRYN; translated from the coding sequence TTGAAAAAAATAAGAGATTTTTTTGAAACAATTACAATTCTTTCTAGACCACAAGGGGTTACTTATAGCGAACTAGCCGAATTACTTGGTTGTAGTCACAGAACAGCAGTAAGAGAGATTGAATATATTTATACTATTTTTGACCTTGAAGAGTCATTAAGTAATACTGGAAGAGAAAAGAGATTTTATCTATCTGAAGAAAATGTTAAAAATTTTACAACAGTAAAAATGCCAAACTTAAACCTTTCTGCAGCAGAAACAACAGCACTAATACTACTATGGGGTAAATCTAAATGGCTTCAAGATTCTACCTATCAAGAACATTTACGAAGAGCATTTAATAAAATATTTACAATTGATGATTATAAATTAGATCAATTTAAAAATCTATCTAACATCATGTTACTAGGTGAGTCTCATAATAAAAACTATGCAAATAAAGAATTAATTATTGATGATCTGATTCATGCCATGGTACAAAAAAGAAGATGTGATATAACATATCACTCCTACCATAACGATACTAGAAAAAGTTACTGTATTAATCCCCTACATCTTTTTCAAAGGGATGGTGGTTTATATTTCTTCACAACAATTAACGATTACACAGATATAAGAACCTTAGCCGTAGAGCGGATAATTAATCTTAGCATTGGGGAGTCTCATTTTGAAACACCTACCGATTTTGAACCTCAAGATTTTCTTGATACAACTTTTAATTTATCTTTTGGAAAACAGGAAGAATTTAAGATTCTTTTTGATAAAAGTCAGACTCTTTATATATCAGAAAGGAATTGGGCAAAGGAACAAAAAATCGAAATATTAGATAATGGAAATATTATTCTTTGGTTACGAACCTCTGGCCGGCATGATATAAAAAGGTGGGTACTAAGTTATGGTGCAGATGCGGAACTCTTAGAGCCAGAGTCCCTAAGAAAAGAAATAGCCGATGAACTAATCACAATGAGTAAAAGATACAATTAA
- a CDS encoding type II toxin-antitoxin system Phd/YefM family antitoxin: MPQIIPIKDLRNTTEISRKCHETNEPIFVTKNGYGDMVLMSIATYERDIARTELLNKIAVGEEDLRSGNVIEAESAFKDLRNEFFD; this comes from the coding sequence ATGCCACAAATAATACCAATTAAAGATCTTCGGAATACAACAGAAATATCTCGTAAATGTCATGAAACCAATGAACCAATATTTGTAACAAAAAATGGATATGGAGATATGGTTCTAATGAGTATAGCAACATATGAAAGAGATATAGCTAGAACTGAATTATTAAATAAAATTGCTGTAGGTGAAGAAGATCTTAGAAGCGGAAATGTAATAGAAGCTGAATCAGCATTTAAAGATCTTAGGAATGAGTTTTTTGACTAA
- a CDS encoding type II toxin-antitoxin system RelE/ParE family toxin — protein sequence MTNLYKINLTQKAYGDLKDIYRYIKEELHNKNSALKVIDEIENRILLLKDYPKTGVFVKDEVLVKRGYRKLLVNNYIALYLIDEDRKVVNIIRVVYGKRDYLELV from the coding sequence TTGACTAACCTATATAAGATAAACCTAACCCAGAAAGCATATGGAGATCTTAAAGATATTTATAGATATATTAAAGAAGAGCTACATAATAAAAACTCTGCTTTAAAAGTTATAGATGAAATTGAGAATCGAATATTGCTATTAAAGGATTATCCTAAAACAGGAGTGTTTGTTAAAGATGAAGTTCTAGTTAAAAGAGGATATAGAAAGCTTCTTGTTAATAACTATATAGCGCTTTATCTAATAGACGAAGACAGAAAGGTTGTTAATATTATTAGAGTTGTGTATGGAAAAAGAGACTATCTAGAATTAGTGTAG
- a CDS encoding nucleotidyltransferase family protein, producing MSEIGIFGSYVRGEQNINSDVDILIDLSRPSQLDLFDLITLEQELSEDFDTKVDLVLKSTLKPIISEVQYL from the coding sequence ATCAGTGAAATTGGTATCTTTGGATCTTATGTAAGAGGAGAACAAAATATAAATAGTGATGTTGATATACTTATTGATTTATCAAGACCATCACAATTAGATTTATTTGATCTTATCACTCTTGAGCAGGAACTTTCTGAAGATTTTGATACTAAAGTAGACCTTGTTCTAAAATCAACATTAAAACCTATTATATCTGAGGTTCAGTACCTGTGA
- a CDS encoding ATP-binding protein, producing the protein MPGFKESTAILKIQVFPLCKVLHKGKSFIGSALGRQACDLGYKVMYKLTSRLFADLKEAKREGHYHKMLMKIVKADVLILEDFGLSTFSNDNRLALLDILEDRHGLKSTIFLSQLPVKSWHGLIGDSTIADAIMDRIVYGSYRIELKGDSLRRKKDY; encoded by the coding sequence ATTCCAGGATTTAAAGAGTCTACAGCCATTCTAAAAATACAGGTTTTTCCTTTATGTAAAGTTTTACATAAAGGAAAAAGCTTTATAGGTAGTGCGTTGGGCCGCCAAGCTTGTGATCTTGGCTATAAAGTCATGTACAAATTAACGAGTCGATTATTTGCTGATCTAAAAGAGGCAAAACGTGAAGGTCATTACCACAAAATGTTAATGAAAATAGTTAAAGCAGATGTATTAATATTAGAGGACTTTGGGCTAAGTACATTTAGCAATGATAATCGTCTAGCTCTGTTAGATATTCTTGAAGACAGACATGGTTTAAAATCAACAATATTCTTATCTCAACTACCTGTAAAGTCATGGCATGGGTTAATTGGTGATTCCACAATAGCTGATGCAATTATGGATAGGATTGTATATGGATCTTATAGAATTGAGCTAAAAGGTGACTCTTTAAGACGAAAAAAAGATTATTAA
- a CDS encoding ATP-binding protein produces the protein MFRMAVDSLNPGMFKSFYICHTSVGIQEFYTHLCNIFGLQPAGRRAAMFKSIHEYILNMHRTTNIHPILVIDEADKLSTEILQELRLIANFNYDSVNIVVRIVCVAKPKVLNLR, from the coding sequence ATTTTTAGAATGGCTGTAGACTCTTTAAATCCTGGAATGTTTAAGTCATTCTACATATGCCATACTTCTGTTGGAATTCAAGAATTTTATACACACTTATGTAATATTTTTGGTTTACAACCCGCAGGAAGAAGAGCTGCGATGTTTAAAAGTATCCATGAGTATATCTTAAATATGCATAGGACTACGAATATTCACCCTATTCTAGTTATAGATGAAGCGGATAAACTAAGTACAGAGATATTACAGGAGTTAAGACTAATTGCAAATTTCAATTATGACTCTGTAAACATTGTGGTAAGGATAGTATGTGTAGCAAAACCAAAGGTACTGAACCTCAGATAA
- a CDS encoding type II toxin-antitoxin system HipA family toxin, translating into MICRLTLENIDKETKIRKIEKDFFGKFRPIYKLNFSRKEFFTKGIKFTNGMSISGVQQKLSLILNSDNEFEIVTIGGEYILKPSPESFPYAAENEQCAMSLSRFLGIDTALSANIQFLDEEEVYITKRYDRNNGEKIHQEDLAQAFNIKSQNKYNKSYEEALILVRKMCGGKLSVVKELFNRIVFAYLIGNDDMHLKNISLIKYKDNKTAFYDGLTPNYDQLLVHAFPNPSTIGVLALDLTKAEDDGIYSDSFNKYGFYTGSDFYLLGELVGIRKPVIKKILENFINNKNGIIEIINHSFMPKEMKLKAKNLIIDRLKAISIIT; encoded by the coding sequence ATGATCTGTAGATTAACTCTAGAAAATATTGATAAAGAGACAAAGATTAGAAAAATTGAAAAAGATTTTTTTGGAAAATTTAGACCTATATATAAATTGAATTTTTCAAGAAAAGAATTTTTTACTAAAGGTATAAAGTTTACTAATGGGATGTCTATATCTGGGGTACAGCAAAAACTATCATTAATTTTAAATAGCGATAATGAATTTGAAATTGTTACTATTGGAGGTGAATATATTTTAAAGCCATCTCCAGAATCTTTTCCATATGCTGCAGAAAATGAACAATGTGCAATGTCTTTAAGTAGATTTTTAGGAATAGATACTGCTCTTTCTGCAAATATACAATTTTTGGATGAAGAAGAAGTCTATATAACAAAAAGATATGATAGAAATAATGGTGAAAAAATACATCAAGAAGATTTAGCCCAAGCATTTAATATAAAAAGTCAAAATAAATATAATAAAAGCTACGAAGAAGCCTTAATTCTTGTTCGTAAAATGTGTGGAGGTAAGCTTTCAGTTGTTAAAGAGTTATTTAATAGAATAGTATTTGCTTATCTTATTGGAAATGATGATATGCATTTAAAAAATATTAGCCTAATAAAATATAAAGACAATAAAACAGCTTTTTATGATGGATTGACACCTAATTATGATCAGCTTTTAGTTCATGCATTTCCTAATCCTTCTACAATTGGAGTGCTTGCCCTCGATTTAACAAAAGCGGAAGATGATGGTATATATTCTGATTCGTTTAATAAATATGGATTTTATACTGGTTCAGATTTTTATTTATTAGGTGAACTTGTTGGGATACGTAAGCCAGTTATTAAAAAAATATTAGAAAACTTCATTAATAATAAAAATGGAATAATAGAGATAATAAATCATAGCTTTATGCCTAAAGAAATGAAACTTAAAGCAAAAAACTTAATTATTGATAGATTAAAAGCTATAAGTATCATTACATAA
- a CDS encoding HipA N-terminal domain-containing protein gives MDRIGYVYFNNYLAGTLINTKEGFCFTYDSDYIIFGAPIGYNFPFSKSKYYSIDLFPFFENLVSEGWLLDLQSNMQHIDKEDKFGILLNNGKDLIGAITIIKDKV, from the coding sequence ATGGATCGAATAGGGTATGTATATTTTAATAATTACCTTGCTGGTACTCTAATAAATACAAAAGAAGGATTCTGTTTTACTTATGATAGCGATTACATTATATTTGGAGCTCCAATAGGATATAATTTTCCTTTTTCAAAATCAAAATATTACAGCATTGATCTATTTCCTTTTTTTGAAAATCTAGTGAGTGAAGGATGGTTATTGGATTTACAAAGTAATATGCAACACATCGATAAAGAAGATAAATTTGGAATTTTATTAAATAATGGAAAAGATTTAATTGGAGCAATTACAATTATAAAGGATAAAGTATGA
- a CDS encoding helix-turn-helix domain-containing protein has translation MIDQELNSIKIKFQEMEEELLKYNSLKRIKPITELADVVRKERKNQNLTLQGLSDLSGISYASLVKIESGDINLNYKILTQLLDTLGLKLWIE, from the coding sequence ATGATAGATCAAGAATTAAATAGTATAAAAATAAAATTTCAGGAAATGGAAGAGGAATTATTAAAATATAACTCCTTAAAAAGAATAAAGCCTATAACTGAACTCGCAGACGTTGTTCGAAAAGAACGAAAAAATCAAAATCTTACTCTTCAAGGACTTAGCGATTTATCAGGGATTTCTTATGCAAGTTTAGTGAAAATTGAATCAGGAGATATAAATCTAAACTATAAAATTTTGACACAGCTTCTTGATACATTAGGATTAAAATTATGGATCGAATAG
- a CDS encoding IS110 family transposase: MEFMGIDLHTNCFNCCILDEGTSKKVVSYSIDDESLEKFYKTLTPDTYVIVESTTNAFKFTELIRDKVKDVNISNTYAMKLISFTNKKTDKVDAEKLARVLKMQILSGEEQIKRVELPPPIIQDLRALFSTYKLLGKQRTQLKNRIHSLLKQNLYPFNKVMIFNNKMRDKILNISDSRELKFQLMILFKELDNLDETIILLKKEIEIVGAPYMKEIDLLTSMQGISVFTAIAIISDIIDVNRFPNSKKFSSYLRSAPKVESSNDKTLIKSTNKQGRKLTIALLYQSLNHFIDSNRAVENWYYKLSKYKKVGKVRMGTCRRFITVIYQILKKEEYYWFMDSKNHDRKMHDYEVLLRKNRINISKWKEVS, from the coding sequence ATGGAATTTATGGGAATTGACCTTCATACAAACTGCTTTAACTGTTGCATACTAGACGAAGGGACAAGTAAAAAGGTTGTAAGTTACTCTATTGACGATGAATCTTTGGAGAAATTTTACAAGACATTAACACCTGACACATATGTAATTGTAGAATCAACAACAAATGCTTTTAAGTTTACAGAACTAATTAGGGACAAAGTTAAAGATGTAAATATTTCTAATACTTATGCCATGAAACTGATTAGTTTTACAAATAAGAAAACTGATAAAGTTGATGCAGAAAAGTTAGCTAGAGTCTTAAAAATGCAAATATTAAGCGGAGAGGAGCAGATTAAAAGAGTAGAACTACCACCTCCAATTATCCAAGATTTAAGAGCGTTATTTTCTACTTACAAACTACTTGGAAAGCAAAGGACTCAGCTAAAAAACAGAATACATTCTTTATTAAAACAGAACCTTTACCCTTTTAATAAAGTAATGATCTTTAATAATAAAATGAGAGATAAAATATTAAATATTTCTGATTCCAGAGAATTAAAATTTCAACTAATGATTTTGTTTAAAGAACTGGATAATTTAGATGAAACTATTATTTTACTTAAAAAGGAAATCGAAATAGTTGGAGCTCCATACATGAAAGAAATAGATTTATTAACTTCTATGCAAGGGATCAGTGTATTTACAGCTATAGCTATAATTTCCGATATAATTGATGTTAATAGATTTCCTAATTCCAAGAAATTTTCATCATATTTAAGGTCAGCTCCAAAGGTTGAAAGTTCTAATGATAAAACTCTAATAAAGAGTACGAATAAACAAGGACGTAAATTAACAATTGCCCTACTATACCAATCATTAAATCATTTTATTGATTCTAATAGAGCTGTAGAAAATTGGTATTACAAATTAAGTAAATACAAAAAAGTGGGTAAAGTTAGAATGGGAACTTGCAGAAGATTTATTACAGTCATATATCAAATACTTAAAAAAGAAGAATATTATTGGTTCATGGACTCTAAAAACCATGATAGAAAAATGCATGATTATGAGGTTTTATTAAGAAAAAATAGGATAAATATTAGCAAATGGAAGGAGGTTTCTTGA
- a CDS encoding class I SAM-dependent methyltransferase — MFYKSISKVYDDIFPQNKSQLDFINNLKPIAKAEVILDIGCATGNLTDLISKCTNNVIGMDLDSDLLKVAKSKYNNLSFIEGNMMDIDKIFTHEYFDRIISFGNTLVHLPNRNNVKSFFHRVYNTLKKDGLFIVQIINYNRIIKNGINELPIIDNDSITFIRDYIIHNGWIDFNTKLKIKGNGEILENSIPLLPLTEEEIRNLIEITGFRNLKFYGNLKGASLTDNSIPLLFSCIK, encoded by the coding sequence ATGTTTTATAAATCAATATCAAAAGTTTATGATGATATTTTTCCACAAAATAAGTCGCAACTAGATTTTATAAATAATCTGAAACCAATTGCAAAAGCTGAAGTTATTCTAGACATTGGATGTGCAACTGGAAATTTAACAGATCTTATTTCAAAATGCACAAATAATGTAATAGGAATGGATCTTGATTCAGACCTACTAAAAGTTGCAAAAAGCAAGTATAACAACCTTAGTTTTATTGAAGGAAACATGATGGATATTGACAAGATATTCACACACGAATATTTTGACAGAATCATTTCTTTTGGTAATACATTAGTACATCTACCCAACAGGAATAATGTTAAGTCTTTCTTCCACAGAGTTTATAATACTTTAAAAAAAGATGGATTATTTATAGTTCAGATAATAAATTATAATAGAATTATTAAAAATGGAATAAATGAACTTCCTATAATTGATAATGACTCAATAACCTTTATTAGAGATTATATAATTCACAATGGTTGGATAGATTTTAATACAAAACTAAAAATTAAGGGAAATGGAGAAATATTAGAGAACTCAATTCCACTACTTCCATTAACGGAAGAAGAAATAAGAAATTTGATAGAAATAACAGGTTTCAGAAATCTTAAGTTTTATGGAAATCTAAAAGGTGCTTCTTTAACAGATAATTCAATACCTTTGTTATTCAGTTGTATTAAGTAA
- a CDS encoding DEAD/DEAH box helicase, translated as MEEFNKEFKNSLTTGYLDELYESRAEYQPQLLFNDKSSGKKVLSTIKHELDLCQEFWFSVAFATKSGIATVMNTLEELEQRGIQGKVLVSQYLNFTQPEALKTLLKFKNIDLRIVIDEDFHSKGYLFKRDNHFNIIIGSSNFTQTALSTNKEWNLKVSATPNSSIYKKTYNEFKTEFDNAHKVSPAYIAHYENIYKSAVKTRFEQQKLSIVPEKKLKPNTMQLEVLDNIKDLRKKSITKALLISATGTGKTYLSAFDVKRFNAKRVLFVVHRLNIAKKAMESFKKIFGSSRSMGIFSGVEKDSNVDFVFSTVQTVSKPNYMSIFGKEYFDYIIIDESHRAGANSYSNILNYFTPKFLLGMTATPERTDGLDIFDLFDHNIAGEIRLHRALDEDMLSPFHYFGVSDLTIDGVEKDSDYFRHLVSEERVARIIDKLNFYGTDSGELRGLVFCSRIDECISLSEEFNNRGFKTIALSGKNSESERENAIEKLESEEYLEKIDLIFTVDIFNEGIDIPKLNTVIMLRPTQSAIVFVQQLGRGLRKVDGKDYLTVIDFIGNYSSNYLVPVALFGDTSYNKDRIRRLISKGNEGIPGASTVNFDKISKDRIFKSIDKANMQLKKDLIQDYKLLKHKVGFIPLMMDFIEHGSRDPILYVDYSKSYYNFLKDIKEPIENLNPDHITLLEFFSVEINNSVRVEETLILKLLLDNDRVTINKVQSVIKYEFGYNSTKDSIISAIHNLNMLFSMTTVNKSRISLFEKTGFKIVKIDNELISKDTTLIEALQSETFKSFLKDSINYSIYNFTQDFNKSIIKDGFILYKKYSRKDVFRVLNWDQNPVAQNVGGYIVSSDKSNFPIFVNYHKDEDISSSTKYVDEFVNRHEFTWMSKNRRTLNSPCMTTLQNYKNGLRVPLFIKKSNDEGKDFYYMGDLTPIDSTFTETTIKDDKGNNVSIVKVNFQISHPVEHSLYDYLTHDR; from the coding sequence ATGGAAGAATTTAACAAAGAATTTAAAAATAGTTTAACAACAGGATATCTAGATGAACTCTATGAATCTAGAGCAGAATATCAACCACAACTCCTATTTAATGATAAAAGTAGTGGTAAAAAAGTATTATCAACAATAAAACATGAGTTAGATCTGTGTCAGGAGTTTTGGTTTTCAGTAGCATTTGCAACTAAAAGCGGTATTGCTACTGTTATGAATACATTAGAAGAGTTAGAACAGAGGGGGATTCAGGGGAAGGTTCTTGTCTCTCAGTACCTTAACTTTACCCAACCAGAAGCATTAAAGACCTTACTCAAGTTTAAAAATATTGATCTAAGAATTGTCATTGATGAGGATTTCCACTCTAAGGGTTACCTTTTTAAAAGAGATAACCATTTTAATATAATAATTGGTAGTAGTAACTTTACACAGACAGCTCTAAGTACCAATAAAGAGTGGAACTTAAAAGTATCAGCTACCCCTAATAGTAGTATATATAAAAAGACTTACAATGAATTTAAAACAGAGTTTGACAATGCCCATAAAGTTTCTCCAGCCTATATAGCACATTATGAGAATATCTATAAAAGTGCTGTAAAAACCAGGTTTGAACAACAAAAATTAAGCATAGTTCCAGAGAAGAAACTTAAACCCAATACTATGCAGTTAGAAGTTTTAGATAATATTAAGGATTTACGGAAAAAGAGTATAACTAAAGCTCTACTTATATCGGCTACAGGAACTGGTAAAACTTACCTTTCAGCATTTGATGTTAAAAGGTTCAATGCTAAGAGGGTACTCTTTGTTGTTCATAGATTAAACATTGCAAAAAAGGCGATGGAAAGCTTTAAAAAGATCTTTGGTAGTAGTAGATCCATGGGTATATTTTCGGGAGTAGAGAAAGATAGTAATGTTGACTTTGTATTCTCTACTGTTCAGACAGTGTCAAAGCCTAACTATATGTCAATTTTTGGTAAAGAGTATTTTGATTATATAATTATTGATGAGTCACATAGGGCGGGTGCAAATAGTTATAGCAATATTTTAAACTACTTTACTCCTAAGTTTCTATTAGGTATGACTGCAACTCCTGAGAGAACTGATGGATTAGATATCTTCGACCTATTTGATCACAACATAGCAGGGGAGATAAGGTTACATAGAGCTTTAGATGAGGATATGTTATCTCCATTTCACTACTTTGGTGTATCAGATTTAACTATTGATGGAGTAGAGAAAGATTCAGACTATTTTAGACATTTAGTTTCAGAGGAGAGAGTTGCTAGAATTATAGATAAACTCAACTTTTATGGTACAGATAGTGGAGAGTTAAGAGGGCTAGTTTTCTGTTCAAGAATAGATGAGTGTATAAGCCTATCTGAAGAGTTTAATAATAGAGGTTTTAAAACCATCGCTCTAAGTGGTAAAAACTCGGAATCAGAGAGAGAGAATGCAATTGAGAAATTAGAGTCAGAGGAGTACCTAGAAAAGATAGACCTGATATTTACTGTAGATATATTTAATGAAGGTATAGATATTCCAAAGCTTAATACAGTTATTATGTTACGACCCACCCAGTCAGCTATAGTTTTTGTCCAGCAATTAGGTCGTGGTTTAAGAAAGGTCGATGGTAAAGATTATCTAACCGTTATAGATTTTATTGGTAATTATAGTAGTAATTATCTAGTACCAGTAGCACTTTTTGGTGATACATCTTATAACAAAGACAGAATAAGAAGACTCATCTCAAAGGGGAATGAGGGTATACCAGGGGCCTCTACAGTTAACTTTGATAAAATATCTAAGGATAGAATTTTTAAATCCATAGATAAAGCAAATATGCAGTTAAAGAAAGATCTTATACAGGACTACAAACTTTTAAAGCATAAAGTAGGTTTTATACCTTTAATGATGGATTTTATAGAACACGGTTCTAGAGATCCTATTCTTTATGTAGATTATTCGAAATCTTACTACAATTTTTTAAAAGATATTAAGGAACCAATAGAAAATCTTAATCCAGACCATATTACTCTATTAGAGTTCTTTTCAGTGGAGATTAATAACAGTGTAAGGGTCGAAGAGACTTTAATCTTAAAACTGTTATTAGATAACGATAGGGTAACAATAAACAAGGTACAATCAGTAATTAAATATGAATTTGGTTACAATTCAACTAAAGATAGTATAATCTCTGCTATCCATAATCTTAATATGTTGTTTAGCATGACTACTGTTAATAAGAGTAGAATCTCACTATTTGAGAAAACAGGCTTCAAAATAGTGAAAATAGATAATGAGCTAATTTCAAAAGATACTACTTTAATAGAGGCTTTACAAAGTGAAACATTCAAATCGTTTCTAAAGGACTCAATAAATTACTCTATATATAACTTTACCCAAGATTTTAATAAATCAATAATAAAAGATGGTTTTATCCTATACAAAAAATACTCAAGAAAAGATGTCTTTAGAGTCCTGAACTGGGACCAAAATCCTGTTGCCCAGAATGTTGGTGGGTACATAGTTAGTAGTGATAAATCAAATTTTCCAATCTTTGTTAACTATCATAAGGATGAGGATATATCTAGTAGTACAAAATATGTTGATGAGTTTGTAAATAGACATGAGTTTACATGGATGTCAAAAAATAGACGAACCCTAAATAGTCCTTGTATGACTACTCTACAAAACTATAAAAATGGTCTACGAGTCCCTCTATTTATTAAAAAAAGTAACGATGAAGGTAAAGACTTCTACTACATGGGAGATTTAACTCCAATTGATTCCACTTTTACAGAGACTACAATTAAAGATGATAAAGGTAACAACGTATCAATAGTTAAAGTGAACTTTCAGATAAGCCATCCTGTAGAACACTCTTTATATGATTATCTGACTCATGATAGATAA
- a CDS encoding (deoxy)nucleoside triphosphate pyrophosphohydrolase — protein MKHIEVVAAIIVKDDKYLCVQRPWNKYNYISEKFEFPGGKIEHEEPKIDAIKREILEELKIDINVIEESVTVNHEYPDFKMTMYSFICDANDYNFELTEHIDYKWLKKEELDTLDWAAADIPIVEKLMEK, from the coding sequence ATGAAACATATCGAAGTAGTAGCTGCAATAATCGTAAAAGATGATAAGTATCTCTGTGTACAGAGACCATGGAATAAATACAATTATATATCAGAGAAGTTTGAGTTCCCTGGTGGTAAAATAGAGCACGAAGAGCCTAAAATAGATGCAATAAAAAGAGAGATATTAGAAGAGTTAAAAATAGATATCAATGTAATAGAGGAGTCTGTAACAGTAAACCATGAGTATCCAGATTTCAAAATGACTATGTATAGTTTTATCTGTGATGCGAATGATTACAACTTTGAATTAACAGAACATATAGATTATAAATGGCTTAAAAAAGAAGAGTTAGATACTCTAGATTGGGCAGCTGCCGATATCCCAATAGTTGAAAAACTAATGGAGAAGTAA